A genomic segment from Amygdalobacter nucleatus encodes:
- a CDS encoding AMP-binding protein: protein MQSIIGKNYVDHPIFADLRALLKSCSQRYAEHDAYVYRLQSKGPSVHKTYQQFWDDIQALGTGFLLSNLVSLPDKFQTQSIATPAIKPANYGQAGSCCDLDTKRHRIAVIGENSYPWIVQHNANLFGLGISVPLDKQLSLEELKALLQRANVDIICFDAKHYPMIAEIRASLPNLKHFVVLDDSNLAHKLKAEDASFEDFNELMEMGHAAIKAGDKRFSEIYIDPDLPASLIFTSGTSAQSKGVLLSHRNIAFNASQAARLLDIKEGTRALSLLPLHHTFENTCGLYGLWNYGISTHINDNLRYVAYNLQDWKIQFILCVPAIVEALYKQIWRTIKKQKRQRQFELARMASHSMLKIGIDNRRQIFKQVLDQLGDLRWMVVGAAALDPTIASFFNDIGIELWTGYGLTESSPLISCNNQELNMISSVGVVCPDLELKIDSAEQPSHYENTADNSGLNKFNLFRFFYPNTEPVKGEICVRGKNVMLGYFENSKETKEAIDSEGWLHTGDVGYLNEQGCLYITGRMKSMIVLTNGKKVFPEEIEAKLCHIPGVKNALCWGEANSREQIDVICKLHLSPEALPATCTSGELDPNTKLNHAAVSQYLLGEIDKLNTQLAVYKYIRYCVFTLDDFMMTTTLKIKRAKEIERTHNALKTLNCTFKEMHGKYLGSNDAK from the coding sequence ATGCAATCTATCATCGGTAAAAACTATGTTGATCACCCTATTTTTGCTGACTTGCGCGCCCTCCTCAAATCTTGCAGCCAACGTTATGCTGAACATGATGCTTACGTCTATCGTTTGCAATCTAAAGGGCCATCTGTACACAAAACTTATCAACAATTTTGGGATGATATTCAGGCCTTAGGCACGGGATTTTTATTAAGTAATTTGGTTAGTTTGCCTGATAAGTTCCAAACACAATCAATTGCTACACCTGCGATTAAGCCTGCTAATTACGGCCAAGCTGGCTCTTGCTGTGACTTAGATACCAAACGGCATAGAATAGCTGTCATTGGTGAAAACTCCTACCCTTGGATTGTGCAACACAATGCAAACTTATTTGGGTTGGGCATTTCTGTACCTTTGGACAAGCAATTATCCTTAGAAGAATTGAAAGCACTTTTACAACGCGCCAATGTCGATATAATCTGCTTTGATGCTAAGCATTATCCAATGATTGCCGAAATTAGAGCAAGCTTACCTAATTTGAAGCATTTTGTCGTTTTGGATGACAGCAACCTAGCCCATAAGCTTAAAGCTGAGGATGCTTCTTTCGAAGATTTCAATGAACTCATGGAAATGGGTCATGCAGCAATTAAAGCTGGTGACAAGCGCTTTTCAGAGATATACATTGATCCTGATCTGCCTGCATCGCTTATTTTCACTTCTGGCACTTCTGCCCAATCTAAAGGCGTTCTCCTCAGTCACCGTAACATTGCTTTCAATGCAAGTCAGGCTGCTAGATTGCTCGATATTAAAGAAGGAACACGGGCTCTCTCGCTCTTACCTTTACACCATACTTTCGAAAACACATGCGGTTTGTATGGTTTGTGGAACTACGGTATTTCTACGCATATCAACGATAATTTGCGCTATGTTGCTTATAATCTGCAAGATTGGAAGATTCAATTCATCCTCTGTGTGCCTGCGATTGTTGAAGCTCTCTACAAACAAATTTGGCGCACAATTAAGAAGCAAAAACGACAACGTCAGTTTGAATTAGCCCGCATGGCTAGCCACAGTATGCTGAAAATCGGCATCGATAATCGCCGGCAAATTTTCAAGCAGGTACTGGATCAATTAGGTGATTTACGCTGGATGGTTGTCGGTGCAGCTGCCTTAGATCCAACTATCGCCTCATTCTTCAACGATATTGGTATTGAACTTTGGACAGGTTACGGCTTAACAGAATCATCTCCGCTCATTTCTTGCAATAATCAAGAGTTGAACATGATTAGCTCGGTTGGTGTCGTTTGCCCAGATTTGGAGTTAAAGATAGATTCAGCTGAACAGCCAAGTCACTACGAAAATACAGCTGACAATAGCGGTTTGAACAAGTTTAACTTGTTCCGTTTCTTTTATCCAAATACAGAACCTGTCAAAGGTGAAATTTGCGTAAGAGGCAAAAACGTTATGCTCGGCTATTTTGAAAATAGTAAAGAGACTAAAGAAGCTATTGATAGCGAGGGCTGGTTACATACTGGTGATGTTGGCTACTTGAATGAGCAAGGCTGTCTGTATATTACAGGCCGTATGAAGTCGATGATTGTCTTAACAAACGGTAAGAAAGTTTTCCCGGAGGAGATTGAAGCCAAACTGTGTCATATCCCAGGTGTAAAAAATGCACTCTGTTGGGGTGAAGCTAACAGTCGTGAGCAAATTGACGTGATCTGTAAGTTACATCTTAGTCCTGAGGCTTTGCCAGCTACATGTACAAGCGGCGAACTTGATCCGAACACAAAATTAAATCACGCTGCAGTTAGTCAGTATCTGTTAGGTGAAATAGATAAGTTAAATACGCAATTAGCCGTCTACAAGTATATTCGCTATTGTGTTTTCACTTTGGATGACTTCATGATGACAACTACACTCAAAATTAAACGCGCTAAGGAAATTGAGCGTACACATAACGCATTAAAGACTTTGAATTGCACGTTTAAAGAAATGCACGGTAAATATTTAGGCTCTAATGATGCAAAATAA
- a CDS encoding aminoacetone oxidase family FAD-binding enzyme, with protein sequence MMQNKARTYDLAVIGAGASGLFTCALIELICAGKLEQALERAYVEADLLKAWQPVLAKASFYQDLSIVLIEGQAKAGKKLCLTGGGRCNLASNLSGLELLKQYHEAFNFLRPTWSYFSPNLLRSLLFSMGISTYWDEKGRLYPVSNSAKSVRDQLLAYASQNPNLAIVYQTQIQAIKPLAEANSITNEPNAFRLKSANNEFVAKRVILASGGFSVPNTGSNGELANALAKLADFNCTLVEPKAALAPLIWQGQAKFPLSNLAGISLHDVKLTLQVKATTEAKRQYLRRFGRELVHASSGDLLITKQGLSGPVALNISRFFTAQLANELTVEFLSEANLASLKQATNEKLKAKSAETLAKVWQQVCPLPARLLDYLWTAAPNYPKRSLKVFTETDLAEAYKIFTWSCNNFVVAPLQKATATCGGIALTELDPKSLALKAMPNCYVVGELMNVDANCGGFNLLHAFASSSLVVRALV encoded by the coding sequence ATGATGCAAAATAAGGCAAGAACTTATGATCTAGCTGTAATTGGAGCTGGAGCTTCCGGCTTGTTCACGTGTGCCTTAATTGAACTTATTTGTGCTGGCAAATTAGAACAGGCGCTTGAAAGAGCTTATGTTGAGGCTGATTTGTTAAAAGCTTGGCAACCGGTGCTTGCAAAAGCTAGCTTTTATCAAGATTTAAGCATTGTCCTCATTGAAGGACAAGCTAAAGCCGGGAAAAAGCTGTGTTTAACCGGCGGTGGGCGCTGCAACCTTGCAAGTAACTTAAGTGGTTTAGAGCTTCTTAAACAATATCATGAAGCTTTTAACTTTTTAAGGCCAACTTGGTCTTATTTTAGCCCTAATCTCTTGCGTTCTTTGCTATTTAGTATGGGCATCAGCACTTATTGGGATGAAAAAGGCCGCCTCTACCCTGTATCTAATTCAGCGAAAAGTGTACGGGATCAGCTGTTAGCTTATGCTTCTCAAAATCCAAATTTGGCTATTGTTTATCAGACGCAAATTCAAGCTATCAAGCCTTTGGCTGAGGCTAATTCTATAACTAATGAACCAAATGCTTTTCGTTTGAAAAGTGCTAATAACGAGTTCGTTGCTAAACGAGTTATCCTCGCAAGTGGCGGCTTCAGCGTACCTAACACAGGTTCTAATGGGGAATTAGCGAATGCTTTAGCTAAATTAGCTGATTTCAACTGTACTTTGGTAGAGCCGAAAGCTGCTTTAGCGCCCCTCATTTGGCAGGGGCAAGCTAAGTTTCCCCTCTCTAATCTAGCTGGCATCAGTCTGCACGATGTAAAATTAACGCTACAAGTTAAAGCTACAACTGAAGCTAAGCGCCAATATTTACGCCGGTTTGGGCGTGAGTTAGTGCATGCAAGTAGCGGTGATCTTCTCATCACTAAGCAAGGTTTATCTGGGCCTGTGGCTTTGAATATCTCACGTTTTTTCACAGCTCAGCTTGCAAATGAATTGACAGTTGAGTTTTTGTCGGAAGCTAATTTAGCTAGCTTAAAGCAAGCTACTAATGAGAAGCTAAAAGCAAAAAGTGCTGAAACTTTGGCTAAAGTCTGGCAGCAAGTTTGTCCTTTGCCTGCCCGTCTGTTGGATTATCTCTGGACGGCAGCGCCTAATTATCCTAAACGTAGCTTAAAAGTTTTTACAGAAACAGATTTGGCGGAAGCTTATAAGATTTTCACTTGGTCGTGTAATAATTTCGTTGTAGCGCCCTTACAGAAAGCCACGGCTACTTGTGGCGGAATAGCTTTAACTGAGCTTGATCCTAAGTCTTTGGCATTAAAAGCGATGCCAAATTGTTATGTCGTGGGTGAGCTTATGAATGTCGATGCTAATTGTGGCGGGTTCAATCTGCTACACGCTTTTGCAAGTAGTAGTTTGGTTGTGCGTGCTCTAGTTTAG